The stretch of DNA CCTGCAGACCACCGAGGTTACCCAGGGGCAGTGGAAGGCGCTTATGGATACCAACCCGTCCTTTTTCAATACCTGTGGTGACGATTGCCCGGTGGAATCGGTTTCCTGGGACGATGCCCAGGCGTTTATCGTCCGGCTCAACAGCTTGGGTGAAGGCGTTTACCGGCTACCCACGGAAGCGGAATGGGAATATGCGGCCCGGGCCAGGAGTGCTCTGGGATTCGCCAACGGAGAGGTCACGGAGCGTTATTGCGGTCTTGATCCGAACCTCGATTCCATGGGGTGGTACTGCCATGAGTTGGAGCTGGCAACGCATCCTGTGGCGCAGAAAACCCCCAACGCCTGGGGATTGTATGACATGCACGGAAACCTGCGGGAGTGGTGTCTGGATTGGTACGGGGCGTATCCAACAGGTCCCGTGACCGATCCTCTGGGTCCGTCTACCGGCACGTACAGGGTGCTTCGAAGCGGCAGCTGGAGCGACGATGCAACAAGTTGCCGGTCGGCGAGTCGCGGTGGCTTGCAACCGAACTCGAGCGACAAACTCGTCGGCTTGCGTGTTCTGAGGTCTTATCCTTGATCCTTTTTGCCCTCGATCCCTGTGCAAGGTCCCGGGGCGCGAATGAAAAGTGGTTCTTGTTACACACAGAAACCCTCAAATAGGATGGAGACAACAATGAAAAAGACGGCAGGAGTCCTTCTTCTGGTGTTTGGCTTTTCTTTCATGATCGCTACGTCGGTTACGGCGGGCCGGTCCGGCATTTGGAAGCCGTCCGACGGCAGCAACAACTTCTACATCCAGACGTACTCGACCGGGTCCTGCGTGG from Deltaproteobacteria bacterium encodes:
- a CDS encoding formylglycine-generating enzyme family protein, which translates into the protein MRRTAGVMLLAIGFSLMIATSVVAGRSGIWKPADGSNNFYIQTYSTGSCVVIVTPDGEHFQVFLDGQCGDEVVAFEYFGRPATLDLAFATDQAATADLVIEGKSTQYTLEQVFEGDCRSGDGATGTITNSLGMAFAYIPPGRFTMGSPERELGRFADEPRRLVTLTQGFYLQTTEVTQGQWKALMDTNPSFFNTCGDDCPVESVSWDDAQAFIVRLNSLGEGVYRLPTEAEWEYAARARSALGFANGEVTERYCGLDPNLDSMGWYCHELELATHPVAQKTPNAWGLYDMHGNLREWCLDWYGAYPTGPVTDPLGPSTGTYRVLRSGSWSDDATSCRSASRGGLQPNSSDKLVGLRVLRSYP